The Chloroflexota bacterium genome window below encodes:
- a CDS encoding VOC family protein: MQAVAPIPAGFSTITPSLVVDDAPAAIAFYERAFGAVEIDRAPGTDGKIMHATIQIGDSRLMLNDEFPDWQIFGPKKFGGSPQSIHLYVADADAMWERAVAAGATPRMPVADTFWGDRYGQLVDPYGHVWSIATHQRDVTDEEIQQAMQAMAEQGGCGAPATE, from the coding sequence ATGCAGGCCGTCGCGCCGATCCCGGCCGGCTTCTCGACGATCACGCCATCTCTGGTGGTCGACGACGCGCCGGCTGCCATTGCCTTCTACGAGCGCGCCTTTGGGGCGGTCGAGATCGACCGTGCGCCTGGCACCGATGGCAAGATCATGCACGCGACCATTCAGATCGGCGACTCTCGCCTGATGCTGAACGACGAGTTCCCCGACTGGCAGATCTTCGGCCCGAAGAAGTTCGGCGGCTCGCCGCAGTCCATCCACCTGTACGTCGCGGATGCCGACGCCATGTGGGAGCGGGCCGTCGCGGCCGGCGCAACGCCGCGCATGCCCGTCGCCGACACGTTCTGGGGTGACCGCTACGGGCAGCTCGTCGATCCGTACGGGCATGTGTGGAGTATCGCCACCCATCAGCGCGACGTGACCGACGAGGAGATCCAGCAGGCGATGCAGGCGATGGCCGAGCAGGGGGGCTGTGGCGCTCCCGCCACCGAGTAG
- a CDS encoding TIGR00159 family protein: MLEWRSVVDILVVGLIVYWLLTLIQGTTANMVVRGIVTLLIVVTILAWALNLTMLNWLLRNSIPALIVVIPILFQPELRRALEQLGRAGGLLPHSPTLTVSAHVIDVVSIAARRLSERRWGALIVLERDTRLGEYVNTGVPIDGTLSVELMLNVFFPNSPLHDGAVIVQGERLGAAGCVLPLAEVHASPIHYGTRHRAAIGISEVSDALAVVVSEETGRISIANNGHLVSNLDEEKLRKVLGILYRPPGGDQLPWQRGRNGPSSNGPSSHDPKVDGPQGRGGPPVDDPRVKV, translated from the coding sequence CTGCTGGAGTGGCGCAGCGTCGTCGATATCCTTGTCGTCGGCCTGATCGTCTACTGGCTGCTGACGCTGATCCAGGGCACCACCGCGAACATGGTGGTGCGCGGCATCGTCACCTTGCTGATCGTCGTCACCATCCTGGCCTGGGCGCTGAATCTGACGATGCTGAACTGGCTGCTCAGGAACAGCATCCCGGCCCTGATCGTCGTGATCCCGATCCTCTTCCAACCCGAGCTGAGGCGGGCGCTCGAACAGCTTGGGCGGGCCGGCGGACTGCTGCCGCACTCGCCGACGCTCACCGTCTCGGCCCACGTCATCGACGTGGTGTCCATCGCGGCGCGCCGGCTCTCCGAGCGTCGCTGGGGCGCGCTGATCGTGCTGGAGCGCGACACCCGCCTCGGCGAGTACGTCAATACCGGCGTGCCGATTGATGGCACGCTCTCCGTCGAGTTGATGCTGAACGTCTTCTTCCCGAACTCGCCGCTCCACGATGGCGCCGTCATCGTGCAGGGCGAGCGGCTGGGCGCGGCCGGCTGTGTCCTGCCACTGGCCGAGGTGCATGCCAGCCCGATCCACTACGGGACGCGCCACCGGGCGGCTATCGGCATCTCGGAGGTGTCGGACGCGCTGGCGGTGGTCGTGTCGGAGGAGACGGGCCGTATCTCCATCGCCAACAACGGCCATCTCGTGAGCAACCTGGACGAGGAGAAGCTCCGGAAGGTGCTGGGCATCCTCTACCGACCGCCCGGCGGCGACCAGTTGCCCTGGCAGCGCGGTCGCAACGGCCCATCTTCGAACGGGCCATCGTCCCACGACCCAAAGGTTGACGGGCCGCAAGGCCGTGGCGGCCCACCGGTCGACGATCCCCGCGTGAAGGTCTAG
- the argF gene encoding ornithine carbamoyltransferase, which yields MYPKHFVGIADLDRSRLHAVLERAARLKHDLKVGRPHPLLPGKVAALIFQKPSLRTRVSFEVGMGQLGGRGLYLSPAEVGLGQRESPADVARVLSRMVQTIVARTYKHDDIVALAENATIPVVNALSDLEHPCQALADLQTMAETFGKLQGLTLAYVGDGNNVTHSLMLAAPQFGVNVRIATPPVYRPSAEVTRQAEALAEEDGTEISVMDDPYAAVRGADVIYTDTWYSMGQEEEAAERRPIFREYQVNDDLLRAAGPNTKVLHCLPAHRGDEITDAVIDGPASLVYDQAENRLHAQKALLVELLGAPPGAEE from the coding sequence GTGTATCCGAAGCATTTTGTCGGCATCGCCGATCTCGACCGTTCGCGACTGCACGCAGTCCTCGAACGGGCGGCTCGCTTGAAGCACGATCTGAAGGTCGGCCGACCGCATCCGCTGCTGCCGGGCAAAGTCGCGGCGCTGATCTTCCAGAAGCCATCGCTTCGGACACGCGTCTCCTTCGAGGTCGGGATGGGCCAGCTTGGCGGCCGAGGCCTTTACCTCTCGCCGGCCGAGGTCGGGCTGGGGCAGCGTGAATCCCCGGCCGACGTCGCGCGCGTATTGTCGAGGATGGTGCAGACAATCGTCGCTCGGACGTACAAGCACGACGACATCGTGGCGCTTGCCGAGAACGCGACGATCCCAGTCGTGAATGCGCTCTCCGATCTGGAGCATCCGTGCCAGGCGTTGGCCGATCTCCAGACGATGGCCGAGACGTTCGGCAAACTCCAGGGGCTGACGCTCGCCTACGTTGGCGACGGGAACAACGTCACACACTCGCTGATGCTGGCCGCGCCGCAGTTCGGCGTCAACGTGCGGATCGCGACGCCGCCGGTCTACCGGCCGTCCGCGGAGGTCACGCGACAGGCCGAGGCCCTGGCCGAAGAGGATGGCACCGAGATCTCGGTGATGGACGACCCGTACGCCGCCGTCCGAGGCGCGGACGTCATCTACACCGACACCTGGTACAGCATGGGCCAGGAAGAGGAGGCCGCCGAGCGCCGCCCCATCTTCCGAGAGTACCAGGTCAACGACGACCTGCTCCGCGCCGCTGGCCCGAACACGAAGGTGCTCCACTGCCTGCCGGCCCATCGCGGCGACGAGATCACCGACGCGGTCATCGATGGTCCGGCCTCACTGGTCTACGATCAGGCAGAGAACCGGCTGCACGCGCAGAAGGCGCTGCTGGTTGAGCTGCTTGGCGCGCCGCCGGGCGCTGAGGAGTAG